The Thermodesulfovibrionales bacterium genomic interval TATCAGGGGCGATGACGAATTGGGGAGACTGAGCAGGCTGCTGAAAGAGTCTTCCATGTCATTGGGCGGGATATTCGTGAGGATAAAGGATCTCTCCGGCAGGATAGCAAGGGTTGCTGAAGGCGTTGAAGAGGAGTCGGGGAATCTTGTGAGGGGCGCCGAGGTGGAGGCCGAGGCGGTCAGCAACATCCTGAAATCAGTCGAGGAGATCAATGAAAATGCCGCTGTGATCGCTGATGGTACCGAGGGACTTGCAGCCTCGGTGGAAGAGACATCCTCATCGATGGAAGAGATGGTATCGAGCATCGGTACCGTCAATGCGAACATCCACGAGCTCTCATCAGCGGTGGAGACCACATCATCCTCTATCGAGGAGCTCTCCGCGACGATCGGTGAGGTGGCTGCCAGTGCATCTGAGCTTGCCGCTTCGGCCGAGGAGACCCTGTCGGCGATCTCTGAAATAACGGCAGCCGTCAGGGAGGTCGAGCAACATGCAAAGGAGTCAGCCCTCCAGTCGGAGAAGGTGACGAGCGAAGCAGCGACAATCGGAATGACATCGATGGAAAAGACGATCGAAGGCATGGGGAAGATCAAGACGTCCGTAGAACGCACCGCCACCTTTATCGAGAAGCTCGGAGGCAGGTCTGACGAGATCGACAAGATACTCACGGTGATCGATGACGTCACGGACCAGACTACCCTCCTTGCTTTGAACGCGGCTATTTTGGCTGCCCAGGCCGGGGAGCACGGTAAGGGCTTTTCGGTGGTGGCCGAGGAGATCAAGGAACTTGCCGAAAGAGCCGCATTCTCGACTCAGGAGATTGCGTCACTCATACAGTCCGTTCAGGAGGAAGTCAGGAACGCCGGTGATGCCGTGGAAGCGGGACTCGACTCCGTTGAACACGGCTTCAAACTGGCAAAGGACGCAGGTGACGCCTTGAAGAAGATACTCGACAGTTCGAGAAAATCTTCTGAGATGTCCCGTTTCATCGAGCGTTCGACAGCAGAGCAGGCGAAGGCTACCAAACTCGTTACCGGGGCCATGGGGCGAGTGAGGAGCATGATTGACCACATCGAGAAGGCCACCGCCGGAGAATCGAAGGGGATCATGCTCATTATTCAGGCAACGGAGAAGATGAGGGACGTATCGAGACAGGTCAGTAAAGCCATCGACGAGCAGAAGATCAGCAGCAGGCAGATATCGGGGGCTGTTGAGCTTACCGCTGAAAGAAGCCAGCGGATATCCCGTTCCTTATCGGACCATAAGTTCAGTTCGCAGTGTATTTTGAACGTTATTGATGGGGTAAAGGGAATCCCTGCTGAGAACCGCATGCTGGCGTTCAGGATAAGCAATTCCCTCAGGGATCTTCAGAAGTATGCCGAACTCCTGAGGACGGAGACCGAGCGTTTCAGGTTTTACAAGGGAGGCGATTCCGTAATGCGGCTTGGCGTTTTGCCTCTTGAGTCGCCGGCAGTCATGTTTAAGAAATTCGCTCCTTTGGCTCATTATCTGAGCAGAGCACTGGGAAGAACGGTGGAATTGAAAGTGGCCGTTGACTTTGAAAGCGCTTTAGAAGATATCGGGGAGAATATCACACAATTCTGCGTTATGGGGGCATCGACATATATTGAAGCCCAGAGGCGATACGGGGTAAAGGTTCTCGTCAAAGGCCTGCGGGACGGAAAGCCGTACCATCACTCGGCGATAATCACACGGGCCGACTCGGGCATACGGTCTGTGGGGGACTTACGGGGACGGTCTTTTGGTTTCGGTGATGCACGCTCGGCATCAGGCCATATCGCTCCGAGACTGATGCTGAAAGAGGCGGGAATAGGTCTTGATGACCTGAGGCATTACCATTTTTTCGGATATCACGACGAGGTGGCAAGGGCGGTCTTGAGGGGTGATGTTGATGCAGGTGCTGTCATTGATCCGGTGGCCCGGAAGTTCAGGGACGAGGGGCTCCAGATTCTCATGACCTCCGATGAGATACCCGAATTAAACATATGCGCAAACAAGTTCGTCAATGACGCCGATGTATCGCTCATGACGACGGTGCTTGTTTCCCTGAACGCCCTGACTGACGAGGGGAAAAGGGTGCTGAAATCGATTGATGAAAGTTATACCGGATTTGTCGATGCCCATGATGCTGACTATGACAGTGTCAGGCTCAAGATCTCGAAGCTGGGGATACGATAGGTATGATGATGAGAGTATGAACAACCACGATGCCTGGGGAAGGAGGATGAGGTGAAGAACGTGTGTATTGTTCCGACCATCAAGACCCCCTCTGTTGCAACATGAAGATACGGGGGTCGGTCGCACCAAGATTTATTTTTGTCGTGCTCATGGTGCTTGTTGTTGGGCAGAGTTCTCTCTGGACGTGGTTCCTCTACTGGCAGAAGACGAACTATGCGGTGGCACTGGAGAACAAGGTAAGCGCCACAGGCAACCTCCTCGCCACCTTTTCAAAATCCGCCATCATGAGCAACAACTATAGTCATCTTGACCAGTATATAGACGCTATCGCGAGAGACGGGGACATGATTTCGATCAGGGTAACAGACAAAAGGGGGAACGTCCTGCGAGAAAAGCAGGGTCAGAGGGAGACCAGGGGCATATATTTCAATCCCTTTTATATCCCCTGGAGTAGTTCCTTCAGATCGCCCATAGGGGGAGGCGGCGAGTCCTATGGCGACGTTGAGATCATATACAGCGGCCGGAAGCTGAATGAGTATATGAAAAAACTCCTCACCATCTGGCCTGTGGCCCAGATTGTGGTCTTCGCCTGTGTAATCTGCGCAATATACCTTTCGTTCCAGGAGGCCGTGGGCAGGCCCGTACAGGAAATCAATGAAACCCTTGCGAGGGTGACGAGCGGTGACCTGACCGTGACGGTGCCTGAATTGGGAGACAACGAGATGGGAACAATCGGCAGGGGCATAGGCTTCCTTGTTGAAAGGCTCACGAGGACCATTGCGCGATCTCATTCGATTTCCGGGAATGTTGCGATGGGGGTTGAGCAGTTGACGGTCGCCCTGAGGAACATGAACGAAAACGCCCGGAAACAGTCCAAGGCCATTGACGATGTCGTGGCTGCCATAAGGGTTGCCAATGTTTCCCAGAAAAAGGTGAAGGAGAATACGGACAAACTTTCTACCATCTCATCGGAGAATGTTGCGTCCCTCCTCGAGATGAAGTCGACAGCCGAGGAGATTGCTTCAAGCACCGTGAGACTCTTTCGGTCGACTGAGGACTTCTATGCCATGGTTGCTGAAATGTCGCAGATTGCCATGGGTATTGCAGACAATGCGAAAGATGCCTTCCACGCCGTCGAAAATACCACAGCCTCCGCCGAAGAGATCAGTGTCTCCCTGAGTGAGGTTCTCGAGAACGCCAAGAAGTCGGCAGGTTTTGCTTCCGATGTGCAGGAACTTACGGGCAGTGGCACGCTGGCGGTAACCGGTGCCATCGAAGCGATGGAAGAGATTCTCCAGGAGGTCAATCATTCTTCCGGTATCATAATGCGGCTCCATGAGCGATCGAGGAGCATCGAGAAGATCCTTTCCGTAATAAAGGAGGTGACGGAGAGTACGAATCTCCTGAGCCTGAACGCTGCGATCCTTGCTGCTCAGGCAGGGGAATACGGAAAGAGTTTTGCCGTTGTGGCCGACGAGATGCGTGCACTTTCCGACAGAACCTCTTCGTCGGCGCGGGATATCGCCGGTATTGTCAGGACCATACAGACCGAGATCAACGAAGCTGCCGCTTCCATACGTGTCGGTGTCCAGAAGGTTGAAGCAGGTAAAGACCTCATCTTCAACGCCGGGGCGACGATGGACGGTATGCTTGATGCCGTAAAGAAGTCCGTTCAGATGGCTGAGGTCATTGAGAAGGCTACCGGCGAACAGACGACGGGACTTCGGCAGATAACCCTTTCCATGGAGAATGTCCGTGACATGATCGAGCATGCGGCCAGATCTACCGAAGAGCAGAGAAAAGGATCGAGCCATATGCTCGAAGGTATCAGCGATATCAAGGAAGTTGCCGAGGTGGTGAAGCGGGGCACAGAAGAACACGCGGCGGGTACCAGCGTGATTTCGCGGAACCTCGAAGAGACCTTTGAAATGGCCGCAAAGATCAGCAAGTCATCGGAGGAGCAGTTGAAGATCAACGACGGCATTGTCGTTACGGTGGAAGAAATAAAGAACGCCAGCACTGCTGCGGCGACAGATATGGAAGAGGTGACGATCTCCTTC includes:
- the phnD gene encoding phosphate/phosphite/phosphonate ABC transporter substrate-binding protein, with the protein product MKKSLEIKVVGIVAGMVLAFGLVAGLMSLYIQRATVLSMTGSSSETTARVVHGEISLAMLEGKADVIRESVANLKKISTVEEITVVNSEGREAFNPNSPVKDSAMIEEFRRGRESFSNREGGRFIYSMPLFNAPSCQKCHGTDKPLLGAVKISVSLEREFADAAKRTSLMVSFMLLLSLGFGFLLWIMLRRMLVSPIKAIEASAMNIGEGDLSFDTDIRGDDELGRLSRLLKESSMSLGGIFVRIKDLSGRIARVAEGVEEESGNLVRGAEVEAEAVSNILKSVEEINENAAVIADGTEGLAASVEETSSSMEEMVSSIGTVNANIHELSSAVETTSSSIEELSATIGEVAASASELAASAEETLSAISEITAAVREVEQHAKESALQSEKVTSEAATIGMTSMEKTIEGMGKIKTSVERTATFIEKLGGRSDEIDKILTVIDDVTDQTTLLALNAAILAAQAGEHGKGFSVVAEEIKELAERAAFSTQEIASLIQSVQEEVRNAGDAVEAGLDSVEHGFKLAKDAGDALKKILDSSRKSSEMSRFIERSTAEQAKATKLVTGAMGRVRSMIDHIEKATAGESKGIMLIIQATEKMRDVSRQVSKAIDEQKISSRQISGAVELTAERSQRISRSLSDHKFSSQCILNVIDGVKGIPAENRMLAFRISNSLRDLQKYAELLRTETERFRFYKGGDSVMRLGVLPLESPAVMFKKFAPLAHYLSRALGRTVELKVAVDFESALEDIGENITQFCVMGASTYIEAQRRYGVKVLVKGLRDGKPYHHSAIITRADSGIRSVGDLRGRSFGFGDARSASGHIAPRLMLKEAGIGLDDLRHYHFFGYHDEVARAVLRGDVDAGAVIDPVARKFRDEGLQILMTSDEIPELNICANKFVNDADVSLMTTVLVSLNALTDEGKRVLKSIDESYTGFVDAHDADYDSVRLKISKLGIR
- a CDS encoding methyl-accepting chemotaxis protein produces the protein MKIRGSVAPRFIFVVLMVLVVGQSSLWTWFLYWQKTNYAVALENKVSATGNLLATFSKSAIMSNNYSHLDQYIDAIARDGDMISIRVTDKRGNVLREKQGQRETRGIYFNPFYIPWSSSFRSPIGGGGESYGDVEIIYSGRKLNEYMKKLLTIWPVAQIVVFACVICAIYLSFQEAVGRPVQEINETLARVTSGDLTVTVPELGDNEMGTIGRGIGFLVERLTRTIARSHSISGNVAMGVEQLTVALRNMNENARKQSKAIDDVVAAIRVANVSQKKVKENTDKLSTISSENVASLLEMKSTAEEIASSTVRLFRSTEDFYAMVAEMSQIAMGIADNAKDAFHAVENTTASAEEISVSLSEVLENAKKSAGFASDVQELTGSGTLAVTGAIEAMEEILQEVNHSSGIIMRLHERSRSIEKILSVIKEVTESTNLLSLNAAILAAQAGEYGKSFAVVADEMRALSDRTSSSARDIAGIVRTIQTEINEAAASIRVGVQKVEAGKDLIFNAGATMDGMLDAVKKSVQMAEVIEKATGEQTTGLRQITLSMENVRDMIEHAARSTEEQRKGSSHMLEGISDIKEVAEVVKRGTEEHAAGTSVISRNLEETFEMAAKISKSSEEQLKINDGIVVTVEEIKNASTAAATDMEEVTISFDTLKNEIEYLKREIGVFKIHLRTEAKGEG